In Candidatus Aminicenantes bacterium, a single genomic region encodes these proteins:
- a CDS encoding ABC transporter ATP-binding protein yields the protein MIQLENLTKTYHVGETEVRALRGVTYSVKEGDFVAIMGASGSGKSTMMNIIGCLDKPSTGTYLLDGVDIAKLDRNQLATIRNQKIGFVFQSFNLLSRTTALENAELPLLYSNVPGRERAQRAMEALALVGLKGRETHKTNQLSGGEQQRVAIARALLNNPQIILADEPTGNLDSKTSDEIMGIFKDLNNKKGISIIMVTHEMDIGMCAKRRIHMKDGLIVREEVNA from the coding sequence ATCATCCAACTGGAGAATCTGACTAAAACCTACCATGTTGGGGAGACGGAGGTCCGCGCCCTGCGCGGCGTGACTTACTCGGTCAAGGAAGGCGACTTCGTCGCCATCATGGGCGCCTCGGGCTCCGGCAAGTCGACGATGATGAACATCATCGGCTGCCTGGATAAGCCGTCGACCGGCACATACCTCCTGGACGGCGTGGATATCGCCAAGCTCGACCGCAACCAGCTGGCCACCATCCGCAACCAGAAGATCGGGTTCGTTTTCCAATCGTTCAATCTGCTGTCGCGGACGACGGCCCTGGAAAACGCCGAGCTGCCCCTCCTCTACTCCAACGTGCCCGGCAGGGAAAGGGCCCAGCGGGCCATGGAAGCCCTGGCCCTGGTCGGCCTCAAAGGCCGCGAAACCCACAAGACCAACCAGCTTTCCGGCGGCGAGCAGCAGCGGGTGGCCATCGCCCGGGCCCTGCTCAACAACCCCCAGATCATCCTGGCCGATGAGCCGACCGGCAACCTGGACAGCAAAACCAGCGACGAGATCATGGGCATCTTCAAGGATCTCAACAACAAGAAGGGCATTTCCATCATCATGGTCACCCACGAGATGGATATCGGCATGTGCGCCAAGCGGCGCATCCACATGAAGGACGGCCTGATCGTCCGGGAAGAGGTGAACGCATGA
- a CDS encoding efflux RND transporter periplasmic adaptor subunit has translation MKKKTIFGLIAILAVALVVFFVFIKKGKADQPKYRTEVLAKGDVEALVTTSGTINPVDIVDVGSQVSGKITKLYADYNSKVTAGQLMAELDQAIQQAKVESNQANYQSSLASLEQAKVTLENAKKKQDRTQDLFQRNLVSFEEKETADANFVNARVGVQTADARVSQAKSTLDQSKVDLSYCIIRSPINGTVIDRPVNVGQTVAASMTAPVLFKVASDLTKMKVQCAVDEADIGKVKEGQKVRFTVDAFQGETFTGIILQVRYAAVTTQNVVTYATIVDAPNPDVKLRPGMTATVSIITGEARGTLRIPNAAMRFTPALPQEELQKLLATLRPQGQRGGQPGEAAAAGQVGQKPDGAQTAPAGQTGAQATGQVGQRQGGQRGNFDPSTLTPEQLQRFQQMRAAGGSRRQGGTVWVLDELGQIKPYMVRTGITDNTYSEITRSELKEGMKIILGLEAAKGATTATPANQQGQRGPGGNMMFMGR, from the coding sequence ATGAAAAAGAAGACGATCTTCGGATTGATCGCCATCCTGGCGGTCGCCCTTGTAGTTTTCTTCGTCTTCATCAAGAAAGGCAAGGCCGACCAACCCAAGTACCGGACGGAAGTCCTAGCCAAGGGCGACGTCGAGGCCTTGGTCACCACCTCGGGCACCATCAACCCCGTCGACATCGTCGATGTCGGCAGCCAGGTGTCGGGCAAGATCACTAAGCTTTACGCCGATTACAATTCCAAGGTCACCGCCGGCCAGCTGATGGCCGAGCTCGACCAGGCGATTCAGCAGGCCAAGGTCGAGTCCAACCAGGCCAACTACCAGAGCTCCCTGGCCTCGCTCGAACAGGCCAAGGTCACCCTGGAGAACGCCAAGAAGAAGCAGGATCGGACCCAGGACCTCTTCCAGAGGAACCTCGTCTCCTTCGAGGAGAAGGAAACGGCCGACGCCAACTTCGTCAACGCCCGCGTCGGCGTCCAGACGGCGGATGCCCGCGTCTCCCAGGCCAAGTCGACCCTCGACCAGAGCAAGGTCGATCTGTCATACTGCATCATCCGCTCGCCCATCAACGGCACGGTCATCGACCGGCCGGTCAATGTGGGCCAGACCGTGGCCGCCAGCATGACGGCGCCCGTCCTGTTCAAGGTGGCGTCCGACCTGACCAAGATGAAAGTCCAGTGCGCGGTCGACGAGGCCGATATCGGCAAGGTCAAGGAAGGCCAGAAGGTTCGCTTCACGGTCGACGCCTTCCAGGGCGAGACCTTCACCGGCATCATCCTGCAGGTCCGCTATGCGGCCGTGACGACCCAGAACGTCGTCACCTACGCCACCATCGTCGACGCCCCCAACCCCGACGTCAAGCTGCGGCCGGGCATGACCGCGACCGTGAGCATCATCACGGGCGAGGCGCGCGGCACGCTCCGCATCCCGAATGCAGCGATGCGCTTCACTCCGGCCCTGCCCCAGGAAGAGCTGCAGAAGCTTCTGGCGACGCTGCGGCCCCAGGGCCAGCGCGGCGGCCAGCCGGGAGAAGCCGCGGCGGCGGGCCAGGTCGGCCAGAAGCCGGACGGCGCCCAGACGGCCCCGGCGGGCCAGACCGGCGCTCAGGCCACCGGCCAGGTCGGCCAGCGCCAGGGCGGCCAGCGGGGCAATTTCGACCCGAGCACCCTGACCCCCGAACAGCTCCAGCGCTTCCAGCAGATGCGCGCCGCGGGCGGCTCCCGCCGGCAGGGCGGGACGGTCTGGGTCCTGGACGAACTGGGCCAGATCAAGCCCTACATGGTCCGCACCGGCATCACCGACAACACCTATTCGGAGATCACCCGCAGTGAGCTTAAGGAAGGGATGAAGATCATCCTCGGCCTGGAAGCCGCCAAGGGCGCCACCACCGCGACCCCCGCGAACCAGCAGGGCCAGCGCGGCCCCGGCGGCAACATGATGTTCATGGGCCGGTAA
- a CDS encoding zf-HC2 domain-containing protein, translating into MNCRSTERWILESLDRDLAPGPRRDLEAHLQTCPACRARRAEFVALRDDLGRLPMPALRPGFAGRVGARIEALANPAAAAPAALWRTWCLRAIPVSLFLIGLFVGGLVFLPGANAGLSQTEALLLNETSRLNETSAFFDETKKPEENTMSILFAASETTAQRRPRP; encoded by the coding sequence ATGAACTGCCGAAGCACCGAACGGTGGATTCTGGAATCCCTGGACCGCGACCTGGCCCCCGGCCCGCGCCGGGACCTGGAGGCGCACCTCCAAACCTGTCCGGCCTGCCGGGCCCGGCGGGCTGAGTTCGTCGCCCTGCGCGACGACCTGGGCCGGCTGCCGATGCCGGCCCTGCGGCCGGGCTTCGCCGGCCGGGTCGGGGCTCGCATCGAGGCCCTGGCCAATCCCGCCGCGGCGGCTCCGGCCGCCCTGTGGCGGACCTGGTGCCTGCGGGCCATCCCCGTGTCGTTGTTCCTGATCGGCCTGTTCGTCGGCGGGCTGGTGTTCCTCCCGGGCGCCAACGCCGGGTTGAGCCAGACCGAAGCCCTGCTGCTGAACGAAACGTCCCGCCTGAACGAAACGTCGGCCTTTTTCGACGAGACCAAGAAGCCTGAAGAAAACACCATGTCGATCCTCTTTGCCGCCTCCGAGACGACGGCCCAACGGAGACCCCGGCCATGA
- a CDS encoding sigma-70 family RNA polymerase sigma factor yields the protein MDDRTLVESARQGDRSAFETLVKKYETKVYHLAFSFVRDPATAEDLAQDVFVKAYLHLADFRFDSEFGTWLYRVAVNHVKDHLRKIVRRKEVALDEVEESRFASADPVRGREEAGETERRRAAVHRALDTLPPKYNVILTLRDVRGLSYEEIAQSLKISPGTVDSRLHRARRMLRKKMAPILEREGFGVEGGEA from the coding sequence ATGGACGACAGAACGCTGGTCGAAAGCGCTCGCCAGGGAGATCGGAGCGCTTTCGAGACCCTCGTCAAGAAGTATGAGACCAAAGTGTACCATCTAGCTTTCAGCTTTGTGCGCGACCCGGCCACGGCCGAGGATCTGGCCCAGGACGTCTTCGTCAAGGCCTATCTCCACCTGGCCGATTTTCGCTTTGATTCCGAGTTCGGGACCTGGCTTTACCGGGTCGCCGTCAATCATGTCAAAGACCACCTCCGCAAGATCGTCCGCCGCAAGGAAGTGGCCCTGGATGAGGTCGAGGAAAGCCGGTTCGCCAGCGCCGACCCCGTCCGCGGCCGGGAAGAGGCCGGGGAGACCGAGCGGCGCCGCGCCGCCGTGCACCGGGCGCTCGATACCCTGCCGCCCAAGTACAACGTCATTCTGACCCTGCGGGACGTCCGCGGGCTGTCCTACGAGGAGATCGCCCAGAGCCTCAAGATCTCCCCGGGAACCGTCGATTCGCGGCTGCACCGAGCTCGCCGGATGCTGCGAAAAAAAATGGCCCCGATCCTGGAACGGGAAGGATTCGGAGTCGAGGGAGGGGAAGCATGA